One genomic window of Arachis stenosperma cultivar V10309 chromosome 10, arast.V10309.gnm1.PFL2, whole genome shotgun sequence includes the following:
- the LOC130957218 gene encoding serine/threonine-protein kinase SAPK2-like — protein sequence MLQGGIENKYKYYLFRINKSAGRFSEDEARYFFQQLISGVHFCHNMILIFFFTLLQICHRDLKLENTLLDGSLAPRLKIYDFGYSKSSLLHSQPKSTVRTLAYIAPEVLSRREYDVKLADVWSCGVTLYVMLVGAYPFEDQDVPRNFRKTI from the exons ATGTTGCAAGGTGGCATAGAGAATAAATACAAGTACTATTTgtttagaataaataaaagtgctggCAGGTTCAGTGAAGACGAG GCTAGATATTTCTTTCAGCAGCTGATCTCTGGTGTCCATTTCTGTCATAATATG attttaattttctttttcactttgcTGCAAATATGCCACAGAGATTTGAAGCTAGAAAATACCCTTTTAGATGGAAGTCTAGCACCTCGCTTAAAAATTTATGACTTCGGTTATTCCAAG TCATCTTTGCTGCATTCGCAACCCAAATCAACTGTTAGAACACTAGCTTATATAGCACCGGAGGTTCTTTCTAGGCGAGAGTATGATGTCAAG TTGGCTGATGTGTGGTCATGTGGAGTGACTCTTTATGTCATGTTGGTTGGAGCATATCCATTCGAGGACCAGGATGTCCCGAGGAATTTCAGAAAAACAATTTAG